The Nodularia sp. LEGE 06071 genome includes a region encoding these proteins:
- a CDS encoding CobW family GTP-binding protein, with protein MLTEEITNTVPVTVLTGYLGAGKTTLLNHILTYEHGKKVAVIVNEFGEVGIDNQLIIDADEEIFEMNNGCICCTVRGDLIRIVGNLMKRRDKFDHLVIETTGLADPAPVIQTFFVDEDMQSLLSLDAVVTVVDAKHIWQHWDADEAQEQIAFADVILLNKTDLVTPEQLQELEKRIRSMNAIAKIYPTENAQLGMDALLGVKAFDLARALEIDPDFLGEDAHQHDEKVYSVALVESGELDGQKLNSWLSELLQTQGQDIFRMKGILNIAGEDNRYVFQGVHMILDGKPDRPWKENETRKNELVFIGRNLDEAQLKQDFLACFV; from the coding sequence ATGTTGACTGAAGAAATTACGAATACAGTACCTGTAACTGTATTGACAGGCTACCTGGGTGCAGGCAAAACCACTCTCCTAAACCACATCCTCACCTACGAACATGGTAAAAAAGTAGCCGTAATTGTGAATGAATTTGGGGAAGTGGGTATTGATAATCAACTGATTATTGATGCAGATGAAGAAATTTTTGAGATGAACAATGGCTGCATTTGCTGTACAGTGCGTGGTGACTTAATTCGCATTGTGGGCAACTTAATGAAGCGGCGAGATAAGTTCGATCATTTAGTCATTGAAACCACTGGTTTAGCCGATCCAGCACCAGTAATTCAAACGTTTTTTGTAGATGAAGATATGCAAAGCCTACTGTCTTTAGATGCAGTAGTAACTGTTGTGGATGCCAAGCATATTTGGCAACACTGGGATGCAGACGAAGCACAAGAACAAATTGCTTTTGCTGATGTGATTCTCCTGAATAAAACTGATTTAGTCACGCCAGAACAGTTGCAGGAATTAGAAAAGCGGATTCGGAGTATGAATGCGATCGCTAAAATCTACCCTACCGAGAACGCCCAACTAGGAATGGATGCTTTATTGGGTGTGAAAGCCTTTGACTTAGCGCGGGCATTGGAAATTGATCCGGATTTCTTAGGTGAAGATGCTCACCAACATGATGAAAAAGTTTATTCTGTAGCTTTAGTAGAAAGTGGCGAACTAGACGGGCAAAAACTCAACTCTTGGCTTTCTGAGCTATTGCAGACCCAAGGGCAAGATATTTTCCGCATGAAAGGCATTTTAAATATTGCCGGAGAAGATAATCGATATGTATTCCAAGGTGTACATATGATATTAGATGGTAAACCTGATCGTCCTTGGAAAGAAAATGAAACTCGGAAAAATGAACTAGTTTTCATTGGTCGCAATCTTGATGAAGCCCAATTGAAGCAAGATTTTCTCGCTTGTTTCGTATGA